Proteins from one Juglans microcarpa x Juglans regia isolate MS1-56 chromosome 6S, Jm3101_v1.0, whole genome shotgun sequence genomic window:
- the LOC121237569 gene encoding BTB/POZ domain-containing protein At5g41330-like, which translates to MLPFVGSTTNRAGPTILDSNIVTVDVGGQIFQTTKQTLTQAGPKSLFSGVSESHSGVLFIDRDPELFSVLLSLLRTGNLPYKAKAFDVQDLISDSQYYGIEPLLLNSLSNPSQFDAFNLEKSLVLPLNGRDSPSTITTAPCGSVHVAHGSKITSFDWSLTRKSTILTQFTAVDSLLSISPFVAAAGATDASGLQILDLQTGNVKKCLNWENATRSSSTVQAIGSSPEFLFSSFESGRRNSNSIVVYDLQSLSPVMEIDHSEIYGAEIESAIPATKLIWVSGFSLLMASGSHSRLSGVLGNIKFWDIRSGNMVWEFKEKVDCFSDVTVSDNLCGIFKVGVNSGELFFADMRNAGRENPWVCLGDSGKVPVTGKKEGLCCKVESHGNKVFCSKGGEIELWTEVVMGCSKRSEDGLENRVFRKNLMGRVKDMGAPKITNLAFGGNKMFVTRKDQQNVEVWQISSARGF; encoded by the coding sequence ATGCTACCTTTTGTTGGCTCCACAACTAACAGGGCTGGACCAACCATACTGGATTCTAACATAGTCACTGTTGATGTGGGTGGGCAGATCTTCCAGACCACAAAGCAAACACTCACTCAAGCCGGCCCCAAATCCCTTTTTTCTGGGGTTTCCGAGTCCCACTCCGGTGTGTTATTCATCGACCGAGACCCCGAGTTGTTCTCGGTCCTTCTTTCGCTTCTCAGAACCGGTAATCTTCCTTACAAGGCCAAAGCTTTCGACGTCCAAGACCTTATTTCTGACTCCCAATACTACGGCATCGAACCCCTTTTGTTGAATTCGCTCTCGAACCCGTCTCAGTTCGACGCGTTCAACCTCGAGAAGTCGCTGGTTCTGCCGCTGAACGGTCGCGATTCTCCGTCCACGATCACCACGGCACCGTGCGGGTCGGTCCATGTGGCGCACGGGAGCAAGATCACCTCTTTCGATTGGTCTTTGACGAGGAAGTCAACGATTCTGACCCAGTTCACTGCCGTCGATTCGTTGCTGTCGATATCACCCTTTGTGGCGGCCGCCGGGGCCACCGATGCCTCGGGGCTTCAGATTCTTGATCTCCAAACTGGGAATGTGAAAAAGTGCTTGAATTGGGAGAATGCGACTCGGTCTAGTTCAACGGTGCAAGCGATTGGATCCTCGCCCGAGTTCCTATTCTCTAGTTTCGAATCGGGTCGGCGAAATTCGAATTCAATCGTGGTCTATGATCTGCAGAGCTTGAGTCCGGTGATGGAGATTGATCACTCTGAAATTTATGGTGCCGAGATTGAATCGGCAATCCCGGCTACGAAATTGATTTGGGTTTCGGGTTTCAGTTTGTTAATGGCATCTGGGTCTCATAGTAGGCTTTCAGGAGTATTGGGTAACATCAAATTCTGGGATATAAGGTCGGGAAACATGGTTTGGGAGTTCAAGGAGAAGGTAGATTGCTTTTCGGATGTAACGGTCTCGGATAATTTGTGTGGGATTTTTAAGGTTGGTGTAAATTCCGGTGAGCTGTTCTTTGCAGATATGCGTAATGCTGGGAGAGAAAATCCATGGGTTTGTCTTGGGGATAGTGGAAAAGTACCGGTGACTGGGAAGAAAGAAGGTTTGTGTTGCAAGGTTGAGAGCCATGGGAATAAAGTGTTTTGCAGCAAGGGAGGGGAAATAGAGCTGTGGACAGAGGTAGTGATGGGGTGTTCAAAGAGGAGTGAAGATGGATTGGAGAATAGGGTTTTTAGGAAGAACTTAATGGGGAGAGTGAAGGATATGGGAGCTCCCAAGATTACCAACTTGGCTTTTGGAGGGAACAAGATGTTTGTGACTCGGAAGGATCAGCAAAATGTCGAGGTCTGGCAGATCAGTTCAGCCAGGGGATTTTGA
- the LOC121237554 gene encoding cytochrome P450 86A22-like, whose product MEISTALMFLSAVSVYLLWFKFISRSLRGPRVWPLLGSLPGLIQHSNRMHDWIADNLRTCGGTYQTCICALPFLARKQGLVTVTSDPKNVEHILKVRFDNYPKGPTWQAVFHDLLGDGIFNSDGDTWLFQRKTAALEFTTRTLRQAMARWVSRAIKFRFCPILEMAQLEGKSVDLQDLLLRLTFDNICGLAFGKDPQTLSMGLPENGFALAFDRATEATLQRFIVPEIVWKLRKWLRLGMEVSLSKSLQHIDQYLTNIIDTRKLELQSQQQGGIGSQHDDLLSRFMKKRDSYSDEFLQHVALNFILAGRDTSSVALSWFFWLVSRNPRVEEKILMELCTVLMETRGNDPSKLVEDPLVFEEVDQLIYLKAALSETLRLYPSVPQDSKHVVADDILPSGAFVPAGSSITYSIYAIGRMEFIWGEDCLEFKPERWLSLDQKKLEVQDSFKFVAFNAGPRICLGKDLAYLQMKSIAAAVLLRHRLSVVPGHRVEQKMSLTLFMKYGLKVNVQARDLKPILDKICIGA is encoded by the coding sequence ATGGAGATATCAACGGCGCTAATGTTCTTATCGGCTGTCTCTGTATATTTACTTTGGTTCAAATTCATCTCTCGGTCTTTGAGAGGCCCGCGTGTCTGGCCTCTATTGGGGAGCCTGCCTGGTCTCATCCAGCATTCTAATCGCATGCATGACTGGATCGCGGACAATCTTCGAACGTGCGGCGGCACGTACCAGACTTGCATCTGTGCTCTTCCATTTTTGGCTCGGAAACAGGGGCTCGTGACGGTCACATCCGACCCTAAGAACGTGGAACACATTCTTAAGGTCCGGTTCGATAATTACCCCAAGGGTCCAACCTGGCAGGCAGTGTTCCACGATTTGCTCGGAGATGGGATCTTTAACTCCGATGGTGACACTTGGCTATTCCAACGAAAGACCGCCGCACTAGAATTCACCACTCGGACGTTGCGCCAAGCCATGGCTCGGTGGGTGAGTCGGGCCATTAAGTTTAGGTTCTGCCCTATTCTCGAGATGGCTCAGCTAGAAGGAAAGTCGGTTGATCTTCAAGACCTCTTGCTTCGGCTCACTTTCGATAACATCTGTGGCTTGGCTTTTGGTAAAGATCCACAGACTCTATCCATGGGACTACCCGAGAATGGCTTTGCTTTGGCTTTCGACCGAGCCACCGAAGCCACGCTGCAACGCTTTATTGTGCCTGAGATAGTGTGGAAGCTAAGGAAATGGCTCCGGCTCGGAATGGAAGTCAGCTTGAGCAAAAGCTTGCAACACATCGACCAATACTTAACCAACATCATCGACACACGTAAGCTCGAGCTGCAGAGTCAGCAACAAGGTGGCATCGGGTCCCAGCACGATGACCTGCTGTCAAGGTTCATGAAGAAAAGGGATTCCTACTCGGACGAATTTCTCCAACACGTGGCTCTTAATTTCATCTTAGCTGGACGTGACACGTCGTCGGTCGCACTAAGCTGGTTTTTCTGGCTGGTTAGTCGAAACCCAAGAGTGGAAGAGAAAATCCTCATGGAATTATGCACCGTCCTGATGGAGACACGTGGTAACGACCCCTCCAAGTTGGTAGAAGATCCCTTAGTGTTTGAAGAAGTTGACCAATTGATATACCTTAAGGCAGCATTGTCCGAGACCTTAAGGCTTTACCCATCTGTGCCTCAGGACTCGAAGCACGTAGTTGCAGATGACATATTGCCAAGTGGAGCTTTTGTACCAGCGGGCTCATCCATCACATATTCCATATATGCAATCGGGCGCATGGAGTTCATTTGGGGAGAAGATTGCCTCGAGTTTAAGCCCGAGAGATGGTTATCCCTAGACCAGAAGAAACTCGAGGTACAAGATTCATTTAAGTTTGTCGCCTTTAATGCAGGTCCAAGGATTTGTTTAGGGAAAGATTTGGCTTATTTGCAAATGAAGTCGATTGCGGCGGCGGTGCTGTTGCGACACCGGCTGTCGGTGGTGCCGGGCCACCGTGTGGAGCAGAAGATGTCCTTGACGTTGTTCATGAAGTACGGGCTCAAGGTTAATGTGCAGGCAAGGGACTTGAAACCTATCTTGGACAAGATTTGCATAGGTGCATGA
- the LOC121237607 gene encoding aquaporin PIP1-3-like isoform X1: MEGKEEDVKLGANKYAERQPLGTAAQTGKDYKEPPPAPLFEPGELHSWSFYRAGIAEFVATFLFLYLSILTVMGVSRSKDKCASVGIQGIAWAFGGMIFALVYCAAGISGGHINPAMTFGLLLARKLSLTRALFYIIMQCLGAICGAGVVKGFQKTEYMRLNGGANFVNHEYTKGDGLAAEIVGTFILVYTIFSATDATRKARDSHVPILAPLPIGFAVFLVHLATIPITGTGINPARSLGAAIIYNRDCAWDDQWIFWVGPFVGAALAAAYHQIIIGAIPFKTRA; encoded by the exons ATGGAGGGAAA GGAAGAGGATGTTAAACTCGGAGCAAACAAGTATGCAGAGAGGCAGCCCTTGGGCACTGCAGCTCAGACAGGCAAGGACTACAAGGAGCCACCCCCAGCTCCTTTGTTTGAGCCAGGGGAGCTGCACTCATGGTCGTTCTACAGGGCCGGGATTGCAGAGTTTGTAGCCACCTTTTTATTCCTCTACCTCAGCATCTTGACTGTTATGGGTGTAAGCAGGTCTAAAGACAAGTGTGCTAGTGTGGGTATCCAAGGAATTGCTTGGGCTTTTGGTGGTATGATCTTTGCCCTTGTCTACTGCGCTGCCGGTATCTCAG GTGGACATATCAACCCTGCTATGACCTTTGGACTCCTCTTGGCAAGGAAGCTTTCCCTCACAAGAGCACTATTCTACATCATCATGCAGTGCCTTGGAGCCATCTGTGGAGCTGGTGTTGTGAAGGGCTTCCAGAAGACCGAGTACATGCGCTTGAACGGGGGAGCTAACTTTGTGAACCATGAATACACCAAGGGTGATGGCCTTGCTGCAGAGATCGTCGGCACTTTTATCCTTGTCTACACCATCTTCTCTGCGACTGATGCCACGAGAAAGGCCCGAGACTCTCACGTTCct ATTTTGGCTCCACTTCCCATTGGGTTCGCGGTGTTCTTGGTTCACTTGGCCACCATCCCCATCACAGGAACTGGTATTAACCCAGCCAGGAGTCTTGGAGCTGCCATTATCTACAACAGAGACTGCGCATGGGATGACCAA TGGATCTTCTGGGTGGGACCCTTCGTTGGTGCTGCTCTTGCTGCTGCCTACCACCAGATAATCATCGGAGCTATTCCTTTCAAGACCAGGGCTTGA
- the LOC121237607 gene encoding aquaporin PIP1-3-like isoform X2: MEGKEEDVKLGANKYAERQPLGTAAQTGKDYKEPPPAPLFEPGELHSWSFYRAGIAEFVATFLFLYLSILTVMGVSRSKDKCASVGIQGIAWAFGGGHINPAMTFGLLLARKLSLTRALFYIIMQCLGAICGAGVVKGFQKTEYMRLNGGANFVNHEYTKGDGLAAEIVGTFILVYTIFSATDATRKARDSHVPILAPLPIGFAVFLVHLATIPITGTGINPARSLGAAIIYNRDCAWDDQWIFWVGPFVGAALAAAYHQIIIGAIPFKTRA, translated from the exons ATGGAGGGAAA GGAAGAGGATGTTAAACTCGGAGCAAACAAGTATGCAGAGAGGCAGCCCTTGGGCACTGCAGCTCAGACAGGCAAGGACTACAAGGAGCCACCCCCAGCTCCTTTGTTTGAGCCAGGGGAGCTGCACTCATGGTCGTTCTACAGGGCCGGGATTGCAGAGTTTGTAGCCACCTTTTTATTCCTCTACCTCAGCATCTTGACTGTTATGGGTGTAAGCAGGTCTAAAGACAAGTGTGCTAGTGTGGGTATCCAAGGAATTGCTTGGGCTTTTGGTG GTGGACATATCAACCCTGCTATGACCTTTGGACTCCTCTTGGCAAGGAAGCTTTCCCTCACAAGAGCACTATTCTACATCATCATGCAGTGCCTTGGAGCCATCTGTGGAGCTGGTGTTGTGAAGGGCTTCCAGAAGACCGAGTACATGCGCTTGAACGGGGGAGCTAACTTTGTGAACCATGAATACACCAAGGGTGATGGCCTTGCTGCAGAGATCGTCGGCACTTTTATCCTTGTCTACACCATCTTCTCTGCGACTGATGCCACGAGAAAGGCCCGAGACTCTCACGTTCct ATTTTGGCTCCACTTCCCATTGGGTTCGCGGTGTTCTTGGTTCACTTGGCCACCATCCCCATCACAGGAACTGGTATTAACCCAGCCAGGAGTCTTGGAGCTGCCATTATCTACAACAGAGACTGCGCATGGGATGACCAA TGGATCTTCTGGGTGGGACCCTTCGTTGGTGCTGCTCTTGCTGCTGCCTACCACCAGATAATCATCGGAGCTATTCCTTTCAAGACCAGGGCTTGA
- the LOC121237548 gene encoding signal peptide peptidase-like 2 isoform X2: MVDRGNCKFTTKANFAEAAGASAVLIVNNQKELYKMVCEPDETDLDIHIPAVMLPQDAGTSLEKMLMNSSTVSVQLYSPRRPVVDIAEVFLWLMAVGTILCASYWSAKIARESAIEHDKLLQDAPDEILSAKATGTTGVVDINITSAILFVVLASCFLVMLYKLMSFWFVELLVVLFCIGGIEGLQICSVALLSRWFKSPGESYIKLPFFGAVSYLTLAVSPLCIAFAVVWAVYQNVSFAWIGQDILGIALIITVLQIVRVPNLKVGTVLLSCGFLYDIFWVFVSKKLFHESVMIVVARGDKSGEDGIPMLLKIPRMFDPWGGYSIIGFGDILIPGLLIVFSHRYDWLANKSLRAGYFLWAMLAYGLGLLITYVALNLMDGHGQPALLYIVPFTLGTFLTLGRKRGDLKVLWSIGEPERPCIHIQLQHTEESDE; encoded by the exons ATGGTGGATCGAGGGAACTGCAAATTCACAACCAAGGCAAATTTTGCAGAAGCTGCTGGTGCTTCAGCCGTGCTCATTGTGAACAACCAGAAAG AACTTTACAAGATGGTTTGCGAGCCAGATGAAACTGACCTAGATATACACATTCCAGCTGTCATGCTCCCGCAAGATGCTGGCACAAGCTTGGAAAAAATGCTAATGAACAGTTCAACAG TGTCTGTTCAGCTATACTCTCCAAGGAGACCAGTAGTTGACATAGCGGAAGTATTTTTATGGTTGATGGCAGTTGGTACCATCTTATGTGCATCTTATTGGTCCGCAAAGATTGCTAGAGAATCAGCTATTGAACACGACAAGCTACTACAG gATGCTCCAGATGAGATCCTGAGTGCCAAAGCCACAGGCACTACAGGTGTTGTAGACATCAACATAACATCGGCCATTCTCTTTGTTGTTCTCGCTTCATGCTTCTTGGTTATGCTATACAAACTTATGTCATTCTGGTTCGTTGAGCTTTTGGTTGTTCTTTTCTGCATAGGTGGTATAGAG GGCTTGCAAATTTGCTCAGTTGCCTTATTATCTAG GTGGTTCAAAAGTCCTGGAGAATCATATATTAAACTGCCTTTCTTTGGAGCTGTCTCATATCTAACTTTGGCTGTTTCTCCATTATGCATAGCATTCGCTGTTGTTTGGGCAGTTTATCAAAATGTCTCCTTTGCCTGGATAGGTCAAGATATACTA GGAATTGCGCTGATAATTACTGTTCTTCAAATTGTCCGTGTACCCAATCTGAAG GTGGGTACAGTTCTTCTCAGTTGTGGCTTCTTGTACGACATCTTTTGGGTGTTTGTTTCTAAGAAATTGTTCCATGAAAGTGTGATGATTGTG GTAGCTCGTGGTGATAAAAGTGGAGAGGATGGTATCCCCATGCTACTGAAGATCCCACGCATGTTTGATCCTTGGGGTGGTTACAGCATCATAGGATTTGGTGACATCCTTATACCTGGACTACTAATAGTGTTCTCTCATAG GTATGATTGGCTGGCAAATAAGAGTCTACGAGCTGGATACTTCTTGTGGGCAATGCTTGCTTATGGATTAG GTCTTCTCATTACATATGTGGCATTGAATTTGATGGATGGGCATGGTCAACCAGCGCTGCTTTACATCGTCCCATTCACCCTCG GCACATTTCTAACACTGGGGAGGAAGAGAGGCGATCTCAAAGTCCTGTGGAGTATAGGAGAACCAGAAAGACCCTGCATACATATCCAACTCCAACACACTGAAGAATCCGATGAATAA
- the LOC121237548 gene encoding signal peptide peptidase-like 2 isoform X1, whose protein sequence is MDLRRPSWLMFVLAVISLVCYFSTVRAGDIVHDDNSAPKKPGCENDFVLVKVQTWVDGIENAEFVGVGARFGTTIVSKEKHANQIRLTLSDPRDCCSPTKNKLAGEVVMVDRGNCKFTTKANFAEAAGASAVLIVNNQKELYKMVCEPDETDLDIHIPAVMLPQDAGTSLEKMLMNSSTVSVQLYSPRRPVVDIAEVFLWLMAVGTILCASYWSAKIARESAIEHDKLLQDAPDEILSAKATGTTGVVDINITSAILFVVLASCFLVMLYKLMSFWFVELLVVLFCIGGIEGLQICSVALLSRWFKSPGESYIKLPFFGAVSYLTLAVSPLCIAFAVVWAVYQNVSFAWIGQDILGIALIITVLQIVRVPNLKVGTVLLSCGFLYDIFWVFVSKKLFHESVMIVVARGDKSGEDGIPMLLKIPRMFDPWGGYSIIGFGDILIPGLLIVFSHRYDWLANKSLRAGYFLWAMLAYGLGLLITYVALNLMDGHGQPALLYIVPFTLGTFLTLGRKRGDLKVLWSIGEPERPCIHIQLQHTEESDE, encoded by the exons ATGGACTTGCGGAGGCCTTCCTGGTTGATGTTTGTTTTAGCTGTAATTTCATTGGTCTGTTATTTTTCGACTGTGAGAGCCGGGGACATTGTTCACGACGACAATTCAGCACCTAAAAAGCCCGGCTGTGAGAACGACTTCGTTCTA GTAAAAGTTCAGACTTGGGTTGATGGCATAGAGAATGCTGAATTTGTTGGCGTGGGAGCTCGATTTGGCACTACCATTGTGTCAAAGGAGAAACATGCAAACCAAATCCGTCTGACTCTTTCAGACCCTCGTGATTGTTGTAGTCCAACAAAGAataag CTTGCTGGAGAAGTTGTGATGGTGGATCGAGGGAACTGCAAATTCACAACCAAGGCAAATTTTGCAGAAGCTGCTGGTGCTTCAGCCGTGCTCATTGTGAACAACCAGAAAG AACTTTACAAGATGGTTTGCGAGCCAGATGAAACTGACCTAGATATACACATTCCAGCTGTCATGCTCCCGCAAGATGCTGGCACAAGCTTGGAAAAAATGCTAATGAACAGTTCAACAG TGTCTGTTCAGCTATACTCTCCAAGGAGACCAGTAGTTGACATAGCGGAAGTATTTTTATGGTTGATGGCAGTTGGTACCATCTTATGTGCATCTTATTGGTCCGCAAAGATTGCTAGAGAATCAGCTATTGAACACGACAAGCTACTACAG gATGCTCCAGATGAGATCCTGAGTGCCAAAGCCACAGGCACTACAGGTGTTGTAGACATCAACATAACATCGGCCATTCTCTTTGTTGTTCTCGCTTCATGCTTCTTGGTTATGCTATACAAACTTATGTCATTCTGGTTCGTTGAGCTTTTGGTTGTTCTTTTCTGCATAGGTGGTATAGAG GGCTTGCAAATTTGCTCAGTTGCCTTATTATCTAG GTGGTTCAAAAGTCCTGGAGAATCATATATTAAACTGCCTTTCTTTGGAGCTGTCTCATATCTAACTTTGGCTGTTTCTCCATTATGCATAGCATTCGCTGTTGTTTGGGCAGTTTATCAAAATGTCTCCTTTGCCTGGATAGGTCAAGATATACTA GGAATTGCGCTGATAATTACTGTTCTTCAAATTGTCCGTGTACCCAATCTGAAG GTGGGTACAGTTCTTCTCAGTTGTGGCTTCTTGTACGACATCTTTTGGGTGTTTGTTTCTAAGAAATTGTTCCATGAAAGTGTGATGATTGTG GTAGCTCGTGGTGATAAAAGTGGAGAGGATGGTATCCCCATGCTACTGAAGATCCCACGCATGTTTGATCCTTGGGGTGGTTACAGCATCATAGGATTTGGTGACATCCTTATACCTGGACTACTAATAGTGTTCTCTCATAG GTATGATTGGCTGGCAAATAAGAGTCTACGAGCTGGATACTTCTTGTGGGCAATGCTTGCTTATGGATTAG GTCTTCTCATTACATATGTGGCATTGAATTTGATGGATGGGCATGGTCAACCAGCGCTGCTTTACATCGTCCCATTCACCCTCG GCACATTTCTAACACTGGGGAGGAAGAGAGGCGATCTCAAAGTCCTGTGGAGTATAGGAGAACCAGAAAGACCCTGCATACATATCCAACTCCAACACACTGAAGAATCCGATGAATAA
- the LOC121237524 gene encoding UDP-N-acetylmuramoyl-L-alanyl-D-glutamate--2,6-diaminopimelate ligase MurE homolog, chloroplastic — translation MAFTFISIPRSLSAPPLPFFSLKPQLFPPKPNCLSFTSSPILTLRPPTAIGPDGIFYPEPSDDDPPEAAEDSGHGVSKFQQIYRQANRARKLAEDDFQKHQSTYLSAIADVEDPSENPNADDDTGDDLFGDIDKAIALQRKEFVKKGLLKPNPKKKENAEVEKIEELEPEEVVDLEEIDELQGLRVVSEGSDEDGSEKFDEEVNKFGDNKRGPSLDSSFDLDFDGYGKSKTRIVEPKFKMSLAELLDESKVVPVSVYGDLEVEITGIQHDSRVVCPGDLFVCCVGRKTDGHLYLTEADKRGAVAVVASKEIDIEETLGCKALVIVEDTNAVLAALAASFYRHPSKNMAVIGITGTNGKTTTAYLIKGMYEAMGLRTGMLSTVAYYVHGDNKLESSNTTPDAVLIQNLMAKMLHNGTEAVVMEASSHGLALGRCDEVDFDIAVFTNLTRDHLDFHGTEEEYRDSKAKLFSRMVDPERNRKVVNIDDPNAPFFVAQGNPDVPVITFAMENKNADVHPLKFELSLFETQVLVNTPHGILEISSGLLGRHNIYNILAAVAVGISVGAPLEDIVRGIEEVDAVPGRCELIDEEQAFGVIVDYAHTPDALSRLLDSVRELGPRRIITVFGCVGEGDRGKRPMMTKIATDKSDVTILTSDNSKNEDPLDILDDMLAGVGWTMHDYLKYGENDYYPPLPNGHRIFLHDIRRVAVRCAVAMGEEGDMVVVAGKGHETYQIEGDKEEFFDDREECREALQYVDELHQAGIDTSEFPWRLPESH, via the exons atggccTTCACTTTCATCTCGATCCCACGCTCGCTGTCGGCACCACCACTcccctttttctctctaaaaCCCCAATTATTTCCCCCCAAACCCAACTGTCTTTCTTTCACTTCTTCTCCAATTCTCACTCTCCGACCCCCCACTGCTATCGGACCCGACGGCATCTTCTACCCGGAACCGTCAGACGACGACCCACCCGAGGCTGCGGAAGATTCCGGCCATGGAGTATCCAAGTTCCAGCAAATTTACCGCCAGGCCAACCGTGCCCGGAAGCTCGCAGAGGATGACTTTCAGAAGCACCAGTCCACATACCTCTCCGCCATTGCTGACGTGGAAGACCCTTCCGAAAATCCCAACGCAGACGACGACACGGGGGATGATTTATTCGGCGACATTGATAAAGCCATTGCCCTGCAGCGCAAGGAGTTCGTGAAGAAAGGGCTTCTGAAACCGAACCCGAAGAAGAAAGAGAACGCGGAAGTTGAGAAGATCGAAGAGTTGGAACCCGAAGAAGTCGTGGATTTGGAGGAAATCGACGAGCTTCAGGGACTCAGAGTGGTCTCGGAGGGCTCGGACGAAGACGGCTCGGAGAAATTCGACGAAGAGGTTAATAAATTCGGTGATAACAAACGCGGGCCTTCTTTAGATTCATCGTTTGATTTGGATTTTGATGGTTATGGTAAATCTAAGACTAGGATTGTCGAACCCAAGTTCAAGATGAGTTTGGCTGAGCTTTTGGATGAGAGTAAGGTTGTACCCGTGTCGGTTTATGGTGATTTAGAGGTCGAGATTACCGGGATTCAACATGATTCCAGGGTGGTTTGCCCCGGAGACTTGTTTGTGTGTTGTGTCGGGAGGAAAACTGACGGGCATTTGTATCTAACCGAGGCTGATAAGAGGGGGGCAGTGGCGGTGGTGGCGAGTAAGGAGATAGATATAGAGGAGACATTGGGTTGTAAGGCATTGGTGATCGTGGAAGACACCAATGCGGTTCTTGCGGCATTGGCCGCATCTTTTTATAGGCATCCGTCAAAGAATATGGCTGTGATTGGGATAACGGGGACAAATGGAAAGACGACCACGGCATATTTAATAAAGGGCATGTACGAAGCGATGGGATTGAGAACTGGGATGTTGAGCACGGTTGCTTATTATGTCCATGGGGATAACAAATTGGAGTCCTCTAACACGACCCCGGATGCTGTTTTGATACAGAATTTGATGGCGAAGATGCTCCATAATGGGACTGAAGCGGTTGTCATGGAGGCTTCTTCTCATGGACTAGCACTAGGTAGGTGTGATGaagttgattttgatattgcTGTTTTCACAAATTTGACGAGAGACCATTTGGATTTTCATGGAACTGAGGAGGAGTACAGGGATTCAAAGGCTAAACTATTTTCAAGGATGGTGGACCCGGAGCGAAACAGGAAAGTTGTCAACATTGACGACCCAAATGCACCTTTCTTTGTAGCACAAGGGAACCCAGATGTGCCAGTTATTACCTTTGCTATGGAGAATAAGAATGCGGATGTCCATCCGCTCAAGTTTGAGCTCTCTTTGTTTGAGACACAGGTTTTGGTTAATACGCCTCACGGCATACTGGAGATTTCATCGGGGTTGCTTGGGAggcataatatttataatattcttgcaGCCGTGGCGGTTGGAATTTCTGTTGGGGCACCGTTAGAAGACATTGTCAGAGGAATTGAAGAGGTTGATGCAGTTCCTGGACGGTGTGAGTTGATTGATGAGGAGCAGGCTTTTGGTGTGATCGTGGACTATGCTCATACTCCCGATGCCCTGTCTAGACTACTTGATTCAGTAAGAGAGCTTGGACCTAGGAGGATTATCACTG TTTTTGGTTGTGTTGGTGAGGGGGACAGGGGGAAGAGACCTATGATGACAAAGATTGCCACAGATAAAAGTGATGTGACGATTCTGACATCTGACAATTCAAAGAATGAAGATCCAT TGGACATTTTGGATGATATGTTGGCTGGCGTAGGATGGACAATGCATGATTACCTAAAATATGGTGAGAATGATTACTACCCACCTCTTCCAAATGGTCATAGGATTTTCCTGCATGATATCAGACGGGTGGCTGTACGTTGTGCTGTCGCCATGGGGGAGGAGGGTGATATGGTT GTGGTTGCCGGCAAAGGCCATGAAACATATCAGATAGAAGGTGACAAGGAGGAATTTTTTGATGATCGGGAAGAGTGCCGTGAGGCATTACAATATGTCGATGAGCTCCACCAAGCTGGAATAGACACTAGTGAATTCCCATGGCG GTTACCAGAGAGTCATTGA